From the genome of Labrus bergylta chromosome 4, fLabBer1.1, whole genome shotgun sequence, one region includes:
- the LOC109993902 gene encoding E3 ubiquitin-protein ligase MARCHF6 isoform X6 yields MDTADEGDICRVCRSEGTQDKPLYHPCVCTGSIKFIHQECLLQWLKHSRKEYCELCKHRFAFTPIYSPDMPSRLPVQDIFAGLVTSIGTAIRYWFHYTLVAFAWLGVVPLTACRIYKCLFTGSVSSLLTLPLDMLSTQNLLADCLQGCFVVTCTLCAFISLVWLREQIVHGGAPLWLDQHQPPLVPNPPHGPAPANEAAADEAAAAGPPAPGGPEPADPNEAGNHGDEAELDDEEEDEDGEEDEEEEDEEGREEDAADANNGGQEDLNWNALEWDRAAEELTWERMLGLDGSLVFLEHVFWVVSLNTLFILVFAFCPYHIGHFSVVGLGFEDYVKASHFDGLITTILGYILLAGALIVCHALASLVRFQRSRRLLGVCYIVVKVSLLVVMEIGLFPLICGWWLDICSLEMFDATLKDREQSFDSAPGTTMFLHWLVGMVYVFYFASFILLLREVLRPGVLWFLRNLNDPDFNPVQEMIHLPIYRHLRRFILSVVVFGSIVLLMLWLPIRIIKLFFPSFLPYNVMLYSDAPVSELSLELLLLQVVLPALLEQGHTRQWLKRLVHAWTFTAGYMLDLHSYLLGDHDDDDNQPNNNLPGRLNNNRIPGLGEGLHAAHQAILQQGGPVGFRSYHRPANFPLKIVLLVVFMCVTLLMASLICLTLPVCAGRWLMSFWMGNAMIHELYTAASGLYVCWLSIRAATVMLSWMPQGRNVIMVKVHEWTLMILKTLVVAVMLAGVIPLLLGLLFELVIVAPLRVPLDQTPLFYPWQDWALGVLHAKIIAAITLMGPQWWLKTVIEQVYANGIRNIDLHFIVRGLAAPVICVLLLSLSVPYTISRGITPLLVIILTPPPLDRCAAGDADAGGQEDLSVPADGGHPAGHPDLPDQTVQTPLRAHQERQVGIWSGSDW; encoded by the exons ATGGACACCGCGGACGAAG GAGACATCTGTCGGGTATGCCGGTCAGAGGGTACCCAGGACAAGCCCCTCTACCACCCCTGTGTCTGCACCGGCAGCATCAAGTTTATCCATCAGGAATG CTTACTGCAGTGGCTGAAACACAGCCGCAAAGAATACTGTGAACTCTGCAAACACAGGTTTGCATTTACACCAA TCTACTCTCCAGACATGCCGTCCCGCCTGCCTGTCCAGGATATTTTTGCAGGCTTGGTCACCAGTATTGGAACTGCAATCAGATACTGGTTTCACTACACGCTGGTGGCCTTTGCCTGGCTTGGCGTGGTGCCTCTCACTGCAT GTCGCATCTACAAGTGTTTGTTTACCGGCTCTGTGAGCTCTCTCCTCACCCTGCCTCTGGACATGCTGTCCAC ACAAAACCTGCTGGCAGACTGCCTCCAGGGCTGTTTTGTGGTCACATGCACGCTGTGCGCTTTCATCAGCCTGGTGTGGCTGCGAGAGCAGATCGTTCATGGTGGTGCCCCTCTCTGGCTGGATCAGCATCAACCCCCTCTGGTTCCTAACCCCCCTCATGGTCCTGCTCCGGCTAATGAG GCGGctgcagatgaagcagcagcagcggggCCCCCTGCTCCAGGCGGGCCAGAGCCCGCAGACCCAAACGAAGCTGGTAACCACGGAGATGAGGCCGAACTGGATGAcgaggaagaagatgaggacggggaggaagacgaggaggaggaggatgaggaaggcAGGGAGGAGGATGCTGCTGATGCCAATAACGGAGGACAAG AAGATCTGAACTGGAACGCCCTGGAGTGGGACCGTGCAGCAGAGGAGCTGACCTGGGAACGG ATGCTGGGGCTGGATGGCTCTTTGGTTTTCTTG gAGCACGTGTTCTGGGTGGTGTCTCTCAACACTCTCTTCATCCTGGTCTTTG CGTTCTGTCCGTATCACATCGGCCATTTCTCCGTGGTTGGACTGGGCTTTGAGGACTAC GTCAAAGCTTCTCACTTTGATGGCCTCATCACCACCATCCTCGGATACATCCTTCTGGCTGGAGCTCTCATCGTCTGCCAT GCATTGGCTTCATTAGTGAGGTTCCAGCGGTCCAGACGTCTTCTGGGTGTCTGCTACATCGTCGTCAAG GTGTCCCTgctggttgtcatggagatCGGCCTGTTCCCTCTGATTTGCGGCTGGTGGCTGGACATTTGTTCCTTG GAGATGTTTGATGCCACTCtgaaggacagagagcagagtttTGACTCAGCCCCCGGGACCACCATGTTCCTCCACTGGCTGGTGGGCATGGTCTACGTCTTCTACTTTGCCTCCTTCATCCTGCTGCTCAGAGAG GTACTGAGGCCTGGTGTCTTGTGGTTCCTGAGGAACCTTAATGATCCGGACTTCAACCCGGTCCAAGAGATGATCCACCTGCCCATCTACAGACACCTGCGGAGGTTCATACTCTCTGTG GTGGTGTTTGGCTCCATAGTTCTGCTGATGCTTTGGCTTCCCATCAGAATAATCAAGCTGTTCTTCCCATCCTTCCTCCCCTACAACGTCATGCTGTACAG tgacGCCCCAGTCAGTGAGCTCtctctggagctgctgctgctgcaggtcgttCTGCCCGCACTGCTGGAGCAGGGACACACGCGCCAGTGGCTCAAACGGCTCGTTCACGCCTGGACCTTCACGGCTGGATACATGCT TGACCTTCACTCCTACCTGCTGGGGGATCATGACGACGATGACAACCAGCCAAACAACAACCTACCTGGTCGCCTTAACAACAACAGGATACCTGGCCTTGGGGAGGGCCTTCATGCTGCCCATCAGGCCATCCTGCAGCAGGGAGGTCCAGTGGGTTTCAGGTCGTACCACCGGCCCGCCAACTTCCCTCTCAAG ATTGTCCTGCTGGTCGTCTTCATGTGTGTCACCTTGTTAATGGCCAGTTTGATCTGCCTCACGCTGCCAG TGTGTGCAGGTCGCTGGCTCATGTCTTTCTGGATGGGCAACGCCATGATCCACGAGCTGTACACCGCCGCCAGCGGCCTGTACGTCTGCTGGCTGTCCATTCGAGCCGCCACCGTGATGCTGTCGTGGATGCCACAGGGGCGCAACGTCATCATGGTCAAAGTTCACGAGTGGACACTGATG aTCCTTAAGACCCTGGTGGTGGCTGTCATGTTAGCCGGTGTGATCCCGCTGCTGctgggtttgttgtttgagctggTCATCGTAGCTCCGCTCAGAGTCCCACTGGACCAGACGCCGCTCTTCTACCCCTGGCag GACTGGGCGTTGGGCGTGCTTCATGCTAAAATCATCGCTGCCATCACACTCATGGGTCCTCAGTGGTGGCTCAAAACGGTCATCGAGCAG GTGTATGCTAACGGTATCCGTAACATTGACCTCCACTTCATCGTGCGCGGCCTGGCTGCTCCGGTCATCTGCgtcctgctgctgtctctgagTGTCCCTTACACCATCTCTAGAGGCATCACACCGCTGCTGG TGATTattctgaccccccccccccttgacaGGTGTGCAGCCGGAGATGCAGACGCTGGTGGACAGGAGGATCTATCCGTTCCTGCTGATGGTGGTCACCCTGCTGGCCATCCTGACCTTCCAGATCAGACAGTTCAAACGCCTCTACGAGCACATCAAGAACGACAAGTCG GTATCTGGTCGGGCAGCGACTGGTGA
- the LOC109993902 gene encoding E3 ubiquitin-protein ligase MARCHF6 isoform X7: MDTADEGDICRVCRSEGTQDKPLYHPCVCTGSIKFIHQECLLQWLKHSRKEYCELCKHRFAFTPIYSPDMPSRLPVQDIFAGLVTSIGTAIRYWFHYTLVAFAWLGVVPLTACRIYKCLFTGSVSSLLTLPLDMLSTQNLLADCLQGCFVVTCTLCAFISLVWLREQIVHGGAPLWLDQHQPPLVPNPPHGPAPANEAAADEAAAAGPPAPGGPEPADPNEAGNHGDEAELDDEEEDEDGEEDEEEEDEEGREEDAADANNGGQEDLNWNALEWDRAAEELTWERMLGLDGSLVFLEHVFWVVSLNTLFILVFAFCPYHIGHFSVVGLGFEDYVKASHFDGLITTILGYILLAGALIVCHALASLVRFQRSRRLLGVCYIVVKVSLLVVMEIGLFPLICGWWLDICSLEMFDATLKDREQSFDSAPGTTMFLHWLVGMVYVFYFASFILLLREVLRPGVLWFLRNLNDPDFNPVQEMIHLPIYRHLRRFILSVVVFGSIVLLMLWLPIRIIKLFFPSFLPYNVMLYSDAPVSELSLELLLLQVVLPALLEQGHTRQWLKRLVHAWTFTAGYMLDLHSYLLGDHDDDDNQPNNNLPGRLNNNRIPGLGEGLHAAHQAILQQGGPVGFRSYHRPANFPLKIVLLVVFMCVTLLMASLICLTLPVCAGRWLMSFWMGNAMIHELYTAASGLYVCWLSIRAATVMLSWMPQGRNVIMVKVHEWTLMILKTLVVAVMLAGVIPLLLGLLFELVIVAPLRVPLDQTPLFYPWQDWALGVLHAKIIAAITLMGPQWWLKTVIEQVYANGIRNIDLHFIVRGLAAPVICVLLLSLSVPYTISRGITPLLVIILTPPPLDRCAAGDADAGGQEDLSVPADGGHPAGHPDLPDQTVQTPLRAHQERQVGRPKKT, from the exons ATGGACACCGCGGACGAAG GAGACATCTGTCGGGTATGCCGGTCAGAGGGTACCCAGGACAAGCCCCTCTACCACCCCTGTGTCTGCACCGGCAGCATCAAGTTTATCCATCAGGAATG CTTACTGCAGTGGCTGAAACACAGCCGCAAAGAATACTGTGAACTCTGCAAACACAGGTTTGCATTTACACCAA TCTACTCTCCAGACATGCCGTCCCGCCTGCCTGTCCAGGATATTTTTGCAGGCTTGGTCACCAGTATTGGAACTGCAATCAGATACTGGTTTCACTACACGCTGGTGGCCTTTGCCTGGCTTGGCGTGGTGCCTCTCACTGCAT GTCGCATCTACAAGTGTTTGTTTACCGGCTCTGTGAGCTCTCTCCTCACCCTGCCTCTGGACATGCTGTCCAC ACAAAACCTGCTGGCAGACTGCCTCCAGGGCTGTTTTGTGGTCACATGCACGCTGTGCGCTTTCATCAGCCTGGTGTGGCTGCGAGAGCAGATCGTTCATGGTGGTGCCCCTCTCTGGCTGGATCAGCATCAACCCCCTCTGGTTCCTAACCCCCCTCATGGTCCTGCTCCGGCTAATGAG GCGGctgcagatgaagcagcagcagcggggCCCCCTGCTCCAGGCGGGCCAGAGCCCGCAGACCCAAACGAAGCTGGTAACCACGGAGATGAGGCCGAACTGGATGAcgaggaagaagatgaggacggggaggaagacgaggaggaggaggatgaggaaggcAGGGAGGAGGATGCTGCTGATGCCAATAACGGAGGACAAG AAGATCTGAACTGGAACGCCCTGGAGTGGGACCGTGCAGCAGAGGAGCTGACCTGGGAACGG ATGCTGGGGCTGGATGGCTCTTTGGTTTTCTTG gAGCACGTGTTCTGGGTGGTGTCTCTCAACACTCTCTTCATCCTGGTCTTTG CGTTCTGTCCGTATCACATCGGCCATTTCTCCGTGGTTGGACTGGGCTTTGAGGACTAC GTCAAAGCTTCTCACTTTGATGGCCTCATCACCACCATCCTCGGATACATCCTTCTGGCTGGAGCTCTCATCGTCTGCCAT GCATTGGCTTCATTAGTGAGGTTCCAGCGGTCCAGACGTCTTCTGGGTGTCTGCTACATCGTCGTCAAG GTGTCCCTgctggttgtcatggagatCGGCCTGTTCCCTCTGATTTGCGGCTGGTGGCTGGACATTTGTTCCTTG GAGATGTTTGATGCCACTCtgaaggacagagagcagagtttTGACTCAGCCCCCGGGACCACCATGTTCCTCCACTGGCTGGTGGGCATGGTCTACGTCTTCTACTTTGCCTCCTTCATCCTGCTGCTCAGAGAG GTACTGAGGCCTGGTGTCTTGTGGTTCCTGAGGAACCTTAATGATCCGGACTTCAACCCGGTCCAAGAGATGATCCACCTGCCCATCTACAGACACCTGCGGAGGTTCATACTCTCTGTG GTGGTGTTTGGCTCCATAGTTCTGCTGATGCTTTGGCTTCCCATCAGAATAATCAAGCTGTTCTTCCCATCCTTCCTCCCCTACAACGTCATGCTGTACAG tgacGCCCCAGTCAGTGAGCTCtctctggagctgctgctgctgcaggtcgttCTGCCCGCACTGCTGGAGCAGGGACACACGCGCCAGTGGCTCAAACGGCTCGTTCACGCCTGGACCTTCACGGCTGGATACATGCT TGACCTTCACTCCTACCTGCTGGGGGATCATGACGACGATGACAACCAGCCAAACAACAACCTACCTGGTCGCCTTAACAACAACAGGATACCTGGCCTTGGGGAGGGCCTTCATGCTGCCCATCAGGCCATCCTGCAGCAGGGAGGTCCAGTGGGTTTCAGGTCGTACCACCGGCCCGCCAACTTCCCTCTCAAG ATTGTCCTGCTGGTCGTCTTCATGTGTGTCACCTTGTTAATGGCCAGTTTGATCTGCCTCACGCTGCCAG TGTGTGCAGGTCGCTGGCTCATGTCTTTCTGGATGGGCAACGCCATGATCCACGAGCTGTACACCGCCGCCAGCGGCCTGTACGTCTGCTGGCTGTCCATTCGAGCCGCCACCGTGATGCTGTCGTGGATGCCACAGGGGCGCAACGTCATCATGGTCAAAGTTCACGAGTGGACACTGATG aTCCTTAAGACCCTGGTGGTGGCTGTCATGTTAGCCGGTGTGATCCCGCTGCTGctgggtttgttgtttgagctggTCATCGTAGCTCCGCTCAGAGTCCCACTGGACCAGACGCCGCTCTTCTACCCCTGGCag GACTGGGCGTTGGGCGTGCTTCATGCTAAAATCATCGCTGCCATCACACTCATGGGTCCTCAGTGGTGGCTCAAAACGGTCATCGAGCAG GTGTATGCTAACGGTATCCGTAACATTGACCTCCACTTCATCGTGCGCGGCCTGGCTGCTCCGGTCATCTGCgtcctgctgctgtctctgagTGTCCCTTACACCATCTCTAGAGGCATCACACCGCTGCTGG TGATTattctgaccccccccccccttgacaGGTGTGCAGCCGGAGATGCAGACGCTGGTGGACAGGAGGATCTATCCGTTCCTGCTGATGGTGGTCACCCTGCTGGCCATCCTGACCTTCCAGATCAGACAGTTCAAACGCCTCTACGAGCACATCAAGAACGACAAGTCGGTAGACCCAAAAAAACCTGA
- the LOC109993902 gene encoding E3 ubiquitin-protein ligase MARCHF6 isoform X4 produces the protein MDTADEGDICRVCRSEGTQDKPLYHPCVCTGSIKFIHQECLLQWLKHSRKEYCELCKHRFAFTPIYSPDMPSRLPVQDIFAGLVTSIGTAIRYWFHYTLVAFAWLGVVPLTACRIYKCLFTGSVSSLLTLPLDMLSTQNLLADCLQGCFVVTCTLCAFISLVWLREQIVHGGAPLWLDQHQPPLVPNPPHGPAPANEAAADEAAAAGPPAPGGPEPADPNEAGNHGDEAELDDEEEDEDGEEDEEEEDEEGREEDAADANNGGQEDLNWNALEWDRAAEELTWERMLGLDGSLVFLEHVFWVVSLNTLFILVFAFCPYHIGHFSVVGLGFEDYVKASHFDGLITTILGYILLAGALIVCHALASLVRFQRSRRLLGVCYIVVKVSLLVVMEIGLFPLICGWWLDICSLEMFDATLKDREQSFDSAPGTTMFLHWLVGMVYVFYFASFILLLREVLRPGVLWFLRNLNDPDFNPVQEMIHLPIYRHLRRFILSVVVFGSIVLLMLWLPIRIIKLFFPSFLPYNVMLYSDAPVSELSLELLLLQVVLPALLEQGHTRQWLKRLVHAWTFTAGYMLDLHSYLLGDHDDDDNQPNNNLPGRLNNNRIPGLGEGLHAAHQAILQQGGPVGFRSYHRPANFPLKIVLLVVFMCVTLLMASLICLTLPVCAGRWLMSFWMGNAMIHELYTAASGLYVCWLSIRAATVMLSWMPQGRNVIMVKVHEWTLMILKTLVVAVMLAGVIPLLLGLLFELVIVAPLRVPLDQTPLFYPWQDWALGVLHAKIIAAITLMGPQWWLKTVIEQVYANGIRNIDLHFIVRGLAAPVICVLLLSLSVPYTISRGITPLLGVQPEMQTLVDRRIYPFLLMVVTLLAILTFQIRQFKRLYEHIKNDKSVDPKKPELETQIPGCTELCVSCIWSGSDW, from the exons ATGGACACCGCGGACGAAG GAGACATCTGTCGGGTATGCCGGTCAGAGGGTACCCAGGACAAGCCCCTCTACCACCCCTGTGTCTGCACCGGCAGCATCAAGTTTATCCATCAGGAATG CTTACTGCAGTGGCTGAAACACAGCCGCAAAGAATACTGTGAACTCTGCAAACACAGGTTTGCATTTACACCAA TCTACTCTCCAGACATGCCGTCCCGCCTGCCTGTCCAGGATATTTTTGCAGGCTTGGTCACCAGTATTGGAACTGCAATCAGATACTGGTTTCACTACACGCTGGTGGCCTTTGCCTGGCTTGGCGTGGTGCCTCTCACTGCAT GTCGCATCTACAAGTGTTTGTTTACCGGCTCTGTGAGCTCTCTCCTCACCCTGCCTCTGGACATGCTGTCCAC ACAAAACCTGCTGGCAGACTGCCTCCAGGGCTGTTTTGTGGTCACATGCACGCTGTGCGCTTTCATCAGCCTGGTGTGGCTGCGAGAGCAGATCGTTCATGGTGGTGCCCCTCTCTGGCTGGATCAGCATCAACCCCCTCTGGTTCCTAACCCCCCTCATGGTCCTGCTCCGGCTAATGAG GCGGctgcagatgaagcagcagcagcggggCCCCCTGCTCCAGGCGGGCCAGAGCCCGCAGACCCAAACGAAGCTGGTAACCACGGAGATGAGGCCGAACTGGATGAcgaggaagaagatgaggacggggaggaagacgaggaggaggaggatgaggaaggcAGGGAGGAGGATGCTGCTGATGCCAATAACGGAGGACAAG AAGATCTGAACTGGAACGCCCTGGAGTGGGACCGTGCAGCAGAGGAGCTGACCTGGGAACGG ATGCTGGGGCTGGATGGCTCTTTGGTTTTCTTG gAGCACGTGTTCTGGGTGGTGTCTCTCAACACTCTCTTCATCCTGGTCTTTG CGTTCTGTCCGTATCACATCGGCCATTTCTCCGTGGTTGGACTGGGCTTTGAGGACTAC GTCAAAGCTTCTCACTTTGATGGCCTCATCACCACCATCCTCGGATACATCCTTCTGGCTGGAGCTCTCATCGTCTGCCAT GCATTGGCTTCATTAGTGAGGTTCCAGCGGTCCAGACGTCTTCTGGGTGTCTGCTACATCGTCGTCAAG GTGTCCCTgctggttgtcatggagatCGGCCTGTTCCCTCTGATTTGCGGCTGGTGGCTGGACATTTGTTCCTTG GAGATGTTTGATGCCACTCtgaaggacagagagcagagtttTGACTCAGCCCCCGGGACCACCATGTTCCTCCACTGGCTGGTGGGCATGGTCTACGTCTTCTACTTTGCCTCCTTCATCCTGCTGCTCAGAGAG GTACTGAGGCCTGGTGTCTTGTGGTTCCTGAGGAACCTTAATGATCCGGACTTCAACCCGGTCCAAGAGATGATCCACCTGCCCATCTACAGACACCTGCGGAGGTTCATACTCTCTGTG GTGGTGTTTGGCTCCATAGTTCTGCTGATGCTTTGGCTTCCCATCAGAATAATCAAGCTGTTCTTCCCATCCTTCCTCCCCTACAACGTCATGCTGTACAG tgacGCCCCAGTCAGTGAGCTCtctctggagctgctgctgctgcaggtcgttCTGCCCGCACTGCTGGAGCAGGGACACACGCGCCAGTGGCTCAAACGGCTCGTTCACGCCTGGACCTTCACGGCTGGATACATGCT TGACCTTCACTCCTACCTGCTGGGGGATCATGACGACGATGACAACCAGCCAAACAACAACCTACCTGGTCGCCTTAACAACAACAGGATACCTGGCCTTGGGGAGGGCCTTCATGCTGCCCATCAGGCCATCCTGCAGCAGGGAGGTCCAGTGGGTTTCAGGTCGTACCACCGGCCCGCCAACTTCCCTCTCAAG ATTGTCCTGCTGGTCGTCTTCATGTGTGTCACCTTGTTAATGGCCAGTTTGATCTGCCTCACGCTGCCAG TGTGTGCAGGTCGCTGGCTCATGTCTTTCTGGATGGGCAACGCCATGATCCACGAGCTGTACACCGCCGCCAGCGGCCTGTACGTCTGCTGGCTGTCCATTCGAGCCGCCACCGTGATGCTGTCGTGGATGCCACAGGGGCGCAACGTCATCATGGTCAAAGTTCACGAGTGGACACTGATG aTCCTTAAGACCCTGGTGGTGGCTGTCATGTTAGCCGGTGTGATCCCGCTGCTGctgggtttgttgtttgagctggTCATCGTAGCTCCGCTCAGAGTCCCACTGGACCAGACGCCGCTCTTCTACCCCTGGCag GACTGGGCGTTGGGCGTGCTTCATGCTAAAATCATCGCTGCCATCACACTCATGGGTCCTCAGTGGTGGCTCAAAACGGTCATCGAGCAG GTGTATGCTAACGGTATCCGTAACATTGACCTCCACTTCATCGTGCGCGGCCTGGCTGCTCCGGTCATCTGCgtcctgctgctgtctctgagTGTCCCTTACACCATCTCTAGAGGCATCACACCGCTGCTGG GTGTGCAGCCGGAGATGCAGACGCTGGTGGACAGGAGGATCTATCCGTTCCTGCTGATGGTGGTCACCCTGCTGGCCATCCTGACCTTCCAGATCAGACAGTTCAAACGCCTCTACGAGCACATCAAGAACGACAAGTCGGTAGACCCAAAAAAACCTGAGTTAGAAACTCAAATACCAGGATGTACAGAGCTCTGTGTTTCAT GTATCTGGTCGGGCAGCGACTGGTGA
- the LOC109993902 gene encoding E3 ubiquitin-protein ligase MARCHF6 isoform X5, protein MDTADEGDICRVCRSEGTQDKPLYHPCVCTGSIKFIHQECLLQWLKHSRKEYCELCKHRFAFTPIYSPDMPSRLPVQDIFAGLVTSIGTAIRYWFHYTLVAFAWLGVVPLTACRIYKCLFTGSVSSLLTLPLDMLSTQNLLADCLQGCFVVTCTLCAFISLVWLREQIVHGGAPLWLDQHQPPLVPNPPHGPAPANEAAADEAAAAGPPAPGGPEPADPNEAGNHGDEAELDDEEEDEDGEEDEEEEDEEGREEDAADANNGGQEDLNWNALEWDRAAEELTWERMLGLDGSLVFLEHVFWVVSLNTLFILVFAFCPYHIGHFSVVGLGFEDYVKASHFDGLITTILGYILLAGALIVCHALASLVRFQRSRRLLGVCYIVVKVSLLVVMEIGLFPLICGWWLDICSLEMFDATLKDREQSFDSAPGTTMFLHWLVGMVYVFYFASFILLLREVLRPGVLWFLRNLNDPDFNPVQEMIHLPIYRHLRRFILSVVVFGSIVLLMLWLPIRIIKLFFPSFLPYNVMLYSDAPVSELSLELLLLQVVLPALLEQGHTRQWLKRLVHAWTFTAGYMLDLHSYLLGDHDDDDNQPNNNLPGRLNNNRIPGLGEGLHAAHQAILQQGGPVGFRSYHRPANFPLKIVLLVVFMCVTLLMASLICLTLPVCAGRWLMSFWMGNAMIHELYTAASGLYVCWLSIRAATVMLSWMPQGRNVIMVKVHEWTLMILKTLVVAVMLAGVIPLLLGLLFELVIVAPLRVPLDQTPLFYPWQDWALGVLHAKIIAAITLMGPQWWLKTVIEQVYANGIRNIDLHFIVRGLAAPVICVLLLSLSVPYTISRGITPLLGVQPEMQTLVDRRIYPFLLMVVTLLAILTFQIRQFKRLYEHIKNDKYLVGQRLVNYERQAGRSSSSFSPSS, encoded by the exons ATGGACACCGCGGACGAAG GAGACATCTGTCGGGTATGCCGGTCAGAGGGTACCCAGGACAAGCCCCTCTACCACCCCTGTGTCTGCACCGGCAGCATCAAGTTTATCCATCAGGAATG CTTACTGCAGTGGCTGAAACACAGCCGCAAAGAATACTGTGAACTCTGCAAACACAGGTTTGCATTTACACCAA TCTACTCTCCAGACATGCCGTCCCGCCTGCCTGTCCAGGATATTTTTGCAGGCTTGGTCACCAGTATTGGAACTGCAATCAGATACTGGTTTCACTACACGCTGGTGGCCTTTGCCTGGCTTGGCGTGGTGCCTCTCACTGCAT GTCGCATCTACAAGTGTTTGTTTACCGGCTCTGTGAGCTCTCTCCTCACCCTGCCTCTGGACATGCTGTCCAC ACAAAACCTGCTGGCAGACTGCCTCCAGGGCTGTTTTGTGGTCACATGCACGCTGTGCGCTTTCATCAGCCTGGTGTGGCTGCGAGAGCAGATCGTTCATGGTGGTGCCCCTCTCTGGCTGGATCAGCATCAACCCCCTCTGGTTCCTAACCCCCCTCATGGTCCTGCTCCGGCTAATGAG GCGGctgcagatgaagcagcagcagcggggCCCCCTGCTCCAGGCGGGCCAGAGCCCGCAGACCCAAACGAAGCTGGTAACCACGGAGATGAGGCCGAACTGGATGAcgaggaagaagatgaggacggggaggaagacgaggaggaggaggatgaggaaggcAGGGAGGAGGATGCTGCTGATGCCAATAACGGAGGACAAG AAGATCTGAACTGGAACGCCCTGGAGTGGGACCGTGCAGCAGAGGAGCTGACCTGGGAACGG ATGCTGGGGCTGGATGGCTCTTTGGTTTTCTTG gAGCACGTGTTCTGGGTGGTGTCTCTCAACACTCTCTTCATCCTGGTCTTTG CGTTCTGTCCGTATCACATCGGCCATTTCTCCGTGGTTGGACTGGGCTTTGAGGACTAC GTCAAAGCTTCTCACTTTGATGGCCTCATCACCACCATCCTCGGATACATCCTTCTGGCTGGAGCTCTCATCGTCTGCCAT GCATTGGCTTCATTAGTGAGGTTCCAGCGGTCCAGACGTCTTCTGGGTGTCTGCTACATCGTCGTCAAG GTGTCCCTgctggttgtcatggagatCGGCCTGTTCCCTCTGATTTGCGGCTGGTGGCTGGACATTTGTTCCTTG GAGATGTTTGATGCCACTCtgaaggacagagagcagagtttTGACTCAGCCCCCGGGACCACCATGTTCCTCCACTGGCTGGTGGGCATGGTCTACGTCTTCTACTTTGCCTCCTTCATCCTGCTGCTCAGAGAG GTACTGAGGCCTGGTGTCTTGTGGTTCCTGAGGAACCTTAATGATCCGGACTTCAACCCGGTCCAAGAGATGATCCACCTGCCCATCTACAGACACCTGCGGAGGTTCATACTCTCTGTG GTGGTGTTTGGCTCCATAGTTCTGCTGATGCTTTGGCTTCCCATCAGAATAATCAAGCTGTTCTTCCCATCCTTCCTCCCCTACAACGTCATGCTGTACAG tgacGCCCCAGTCAGTGAGCTCtctctggagctgctgctgctgcaggtcgttCTGCCCGCACTGCTGGAGCAGGGACACACGCGCCAGTGGCTCAAACGGCTCGTTCACGCCTGGACCTTCACGGCTGGATACATGCT TGACCTTCACTCCTACCTGCTGGGGGATCATGACGACGATGACAACCAGCCAAACAACAACCTACCTGGTCGCCTTAACAACAACAGGATACCTGGCCTTGGGGAGGGCCTTCATGCTGCCCATCAGGCCATCCTGCAGCAGGGAGGTCCAGTGGGTTTCAGGTCGTACCACCGGCCCGCCAACTTCCCTCTCAAG ATTGTCCTGCTGGTCGTCTTCATGTGTGTCACCTTGTTAATGGCCAGTTTGATCTGCCTCACGCTGCCAG TGTGTGCAGGTCGCTGGCTCATGTCTTTCTGGATGGGCAACGCCATGATCCACGAGCTGTACACCGCCGCCAGCGGCCTGTACGTCTGCTGGCTGTCCATTCGAGCCGCCACCGTGATGCTGTCGTGGATGCCACAGGGGCGCAACGTCATCATGGTCAAAGTTCACGAGTGGACACTGATG aTCCTTAAGACCCTGGTGGTGGCTGTCATGTTAGCCGGTGTGATCCCGCTGCTGctgggtttgttgtttgagctggTCATCGTAGCTCCGCTCAGAGTCCCACTGGACCAGACGCCGCTCTTCTACCCCTGGCag GACTGGGCGTTGGGCGTGCTTCATGCTAAAATCATCGCTGCCATCACACTCATGGGTCCTCAGTGGTGGCTCAAAACGGTCATCGAGCAG GTGTATGCTAACGGTATCCGTAACATTGACCTCCACTTCATCGTGCGCGGCCTGGCTGCTCCGGTCATCTGCgtcctgctgctgtctctgagTGTCCCTTACACCATCTCTAGAGGCATCACACCGCTGCTGG GTGTGCAGCCGGAGATGCAGACGCTGGTGGACAGGAGGATCTATCCGTTCCTGCTGATGGTGGTCACCCTGCTGGCCATCCTGACCTTCCAGATCAGACAGTTCAAACGCCTCTACGAGCACATCAAGAACGACAA GTATCTGGTCGGGCAGCGACTGGTGAACTACGAGCGGCAGGCGGGCAGGAGCTCCTCCTCGTTCAGCCCCTCCTCGTAG